TCCATTGTCTTTTTTTTTGTTTAGATGATTTATCCAGGCTTCCATAACATGTGTTTGATTAAAATAAGGGCTTAGGTTTTTTGGTTCTAAAAGGGTATGAGCCCAATCCTTTAAAGGTCCTCGCAACCAATGATCAACGGGTGCCCTAAATCCCATTTTAGGACGTTCATAAAGGTTTTTAGGAAGATATTTTGACAAAATCGATCTTAATATTTTTTTACGGGAATTTCCTTGGATTTTTTCAGTTATTGGTATTCTCCAGGCTTGCGATACGATGCGCGGATCTAAAAAAGGGACTCTTACTTCGAGTCCAACTGCCATGCTCGCACGATCAACTTTTGCAAGAATATCATCTGGAAGATAAAATTTTTCATCAAAATAGAGAAACTGTTCGATTGCTGTTCGTGAGGAAAGATTATTTGAAAGAGCTTCCCAGAGAGAAGGGTTTTCATTTATTAAAATATTTTTAGGACAAATATTGATTAAAATATCGTAAATTTCTAAATAATTTTTAGAATGCAAAAGCTCAAGTACTTTAAAAAAAGATTCAGGATATCCCCATTTTTTTAAAATAGGGGGAAGGAGAGAATGAAAAATCCTTTTGACTGTTTTAGGCATCCTATTTAAAAAGTTAATTAAAAAAGAAGGACAAGGAACACAATTTTTCCAACGAAAAAGCTTATTTCCTAGTAAATAACGTTTGTAACCTCCAAAAAGTTCATCTCCTCCATCTCCTGAAAGAACAACTTTTACTTGCTGGCGGGAAAGGGACGAGACAAGATATGTCGGAATTTGGGAGGAATCCCCTAAAGGTTCATCATAAATGTCTGATAATTTAGGGATAACGTCCAATACTTGGCTTGAAGATATATAGTGTTCTGTGTGATCAGTGCCAAGAAAGTTAGAAATCGTTTTTGCATAAGGAGCTTCATTATATAAATTTTCATTAAATCCGATGCAAAAGGTTTTAATAGGATTTGAGCTTACTTCTTTCATTAAAGCAACAATAAGTGTTGAGTCAATTCCTCCTGATAAAAAGGCGCCGATATCCACATCTCCTGATAAATGGTCTTTGACAACCTCTTTTAATAGACCATGAAGATCTTCTTCAGAGGATAGAGATGTGTGATGAGCATTTTCTTTTATGGTGTCTTCAAGCGTCCAATAGGGATGGAAAGCGGGAGGATTATTTTTTTTAAACGTAAGGATGTATCCAGGTAATAATTTAAAAATGTTTTTATAAATGGTGAGGGGAGCAGGGATATAGCCGTAACGTATTAGCTTATCAACTGCTTCCGGATTTGTTTTTTTGCGAACGGCATTATCTTGGAGCAAGGCTTTTAATTCAGAAGCAAACCAAATACCATCTTCTTGATGGGTCCAATAGAGGGGTTTAATTCCTAATCTGTCTTTTCCTAAATAGAGTGTTTCTGTCTGACGATCCCAGAGTGAAAAAGCGAACATACCATTAAGATGATGCAAGGTAAAATCGAGCCCAAAAAGAGAAATACTTTCGAGAATAATTTCAGTGTCTGAATGTCCGTTTAAAATTCCTCCTTTCGTTTTTAAAAGTACTTGTAGAAAAGCTGTATTATAAATTTCGCCATTATAACAAAGGACCCATCGCCCATTTTTGGAAATCATAGGTTGATGTCCAGTTTCAGATAAATCAACAATGCTCAGACGTCGATGTGCAAATCCAATAAAAAGAGTAGGATCATACCATATTCCTTCACCGTCAGGTCCACGATGATCTATACTTTTTGCCATCTTTCTTAATAGTTTTTCAGGATGTGATGTTTTTTTATAGAAATACCAAAAACCAGCGATGCCACACATAAAAAGTTCCTTATTTGGTAAAAAGATTTATATTTTTTATTAAAGAATTTAAATTTTCTAATTTGTCTAAAAATAATTTTTTACAAATGATATCTTGTTTATGAGAGGCTTGGCTTAATTTTAAGGCATTTTTTTTGTAAATTTTATTTAAGATAAGGTCGTTGGCTAACTCTTTTATTTTTTTGGGGGTCAAATTTTCATAAGAGAGGTATTTTCCACATTCATGAGCCTCTATAACATTAGCATGTGCAAGTTGGGCGGTATAAATGGGATTATTTGGAATAACAAGTTGAGGAACCCCTTTTAAATAAGAAGTAAGAGTGGTTCCATATCCAGCATGATGAATAACTAAGTCTGATTTTTCCATAATTAAATCGTTGGGAATATATTTTGTTAAAAAGAAATTTGGTGGAGATGGGTAAAATTCTTCAGGGTTAAGATCCATTGTGGAAATAACAACTGATCCTTCAAAATCCTTTAATCCTTCAAGGATTATCTTTATACGTTCCTTTTGATAAGAATGCGTTCCAAAGGTTACATAAATTAAAGGAGACTTTGAAGGAATTTGACTTAAAATATGGGAGAAATCTGAATTTAGCCCATCATATGTTAAAATTCCTCCAAATACACAGGAACTGTTTAAGCTTTTTTGTTCTTTTTTTGTTAAAGAAGATAAAAGAGGAACGCCTCGAATAATATTGAGATAAGGAGAAAAAAGGTAGTCAGTTATAGCTGTTTTTTCTTCACAAATAAGGCCAAAATGTGAGGCTGCTCTTTGATAACTTTGTATAAGTGTTGTATCTTGCCAACGATTATGAGGGTTTCGATCTTTAAAAAAATACTCCCCGCCATCTGTATAGTAATAAGCATGAGGTAATTTAGAGATTCTTGCTGAGATGGTTGGAGAATAATGATGTTTTGTAATGATCAACTCCGGTTTTATTTTTGCGATTAAATCAAGCTCATATTCAATCGATTTTTTTAAATAGTCGTAGTTACAAGAAAAAATGAAATGAGGCGTTTTTCCGGGGTTATTCGCATTAAAATTTAAGTCATGAAGATCAGAATAATAAGTAAGGTAGGGGGAGGCCATTTTTTCCAAATGATCACGGGATTTATATCCTGTAAGCCAGATAACCTCGTGCCCTTGTGTATGAAGAATGTTTGAAAGAGCAAGTGTATGATTAATAACGCCAAATGCAGGCCCTATGACCACTAATA
The DNA window shown above is from Pseudomonadota bacterium and carries:
- the asnB gene encoding asparagine synthase (glutamine-hydrolyzing), translating into MCGIAGFWYFYKKTSHPEKLLRKMAKSIDHRGPDGEGIWYDPTLFIGFAHRRLSIVDLSETGHQPMISKNGRWVLCYNGEIYNTAFLQVLLKTKGGILNGHSDTEIILESISLFGLDFTLHHLNGMFAFSLWDRQTETLYLGKDRLGIKPLYWTHQEDGIWFASELKALLQDNAVRKKTNPEAVDKLIRYGYIPAPLTIYKNIFKLLPGYILTFKKNNPPAFHPYWTLEDTIKENAHHTSLSSEEDLHGLLKEVVKDHLSGDVDIGAFLSGGIDSTLIVALMKEVSSNPIKTFCIGFNENLYNEAPYAKTISNFLGTDHTEHYISSSQVLDVIPKLSDIYDEPLGDSSQIPTYLVSSLSRQQVKVVLSGDGGDELFGGYKRYLLGNKLFRWKNCVPCPSFLINFLNRMPKTVKRIFHSLLPPILKKWGYPESFFKVLELLHSKNYLEIYDILINICPKNILINENPSLWEALSNNLSSRTAIEQFLYFDEKFYLPDDILAKVDRASMAVGLEVRVPFLDPRIVSQAWRIPITEKIQGNSRKKILRSILSKYLPKNLYERPKMGFRAPVDHWLRGPLKDWAHTLLEPKNLSPYFNQTHVMEAWINHLNKKKDNGDFLWPILMYQAWKEKWPTEL